From the Aquitalea magnusonii genome, one window contains:
- a CDS encoding methyl-accepting chemotaxis protein, whose translation MFRYCSRWMQRLSYPTRFAVIGAVFAIALFYLTYGLYRSNQDNVDFSSKEVIGVQYLKPVMNFLLALQQEQVQRTAAPDKGALSSDLEAQWSRLQQTHHALNGQLGLEQGWTALKGGWQKLKGTPTLANYQAVADSLLDLISMASDQSNLTLDPDIDTFYLMDAVTVQWPNWLNRSTQANALLLVASGQPLTATARDQAVGLSPLISDSLQNLQHDLSKAVAYNATLKAGFAGAEEKLAAQSALNASALGKAIAGQAVAGSGLPAATLDVATHFQQAALQQLGDLLDARIHRIQWQRNVYLACAAFAFLLSTYLFIALYLSITAQLGGEPFYVQEVVAQIAAGRLDTRIALQEEDDSSLLAAIRQMRNQLRETVSQLVQTSQQLDGAAHDVAEGASQVAHSSDRQSEAASSMAAAVEQLSTSLSVSAERSVEAHQLSCTAVDESSTGTVVIQSAGSSMQSIVREISTVSDTIHALSRQSESIVSIVDVIRDVADQTNLLALNAAIEAARAGEQGRGFAVVADEVRKLAERTAQSTTEIGGIVQQIQHTARQAVGTMHTGMQTVEAGQQHAQQAGTAILSIQQQIDQVQRAVAEIQSALTEQSHTSLQLAKNVEQVAQMSEENSRAMKGTAETVGQLKGLSEQLSALAARFTV comes from the coding sequence ATGTTTCGCTACTGTTCTCGCTGGATGCAGCGTTTGTCCTATCCGACCCGCTTTGCCGTAATCGGAGCTGTTTTTGCCATCGCACTGTTTTATCTCACTTATGGTCTGTATCGCAGCAATCAGGACAATGTCGATTTCTCCAGCAAGGAAGTAATCGGTGTGCAGTACCTCAAGCCGGTGATGAACTTTTTGCTGGCGTTACAACAGGAACAGGTGCAGCGGACTGCTGCACCCGACAAGGGCGCTTTGTCCTCAGATCTTGAGGCGCAATGGAGCAGGCTGCAGCAGACGCATCATGCGCTTAATGGCCAACTGGGGCTGGAGCAGGGCTGGACTGCGTTGAAGGGGGGCTGGCAAAAACTGAAAGGTACACCTACGCTGGCCAATTACCAGGCGGTGGCGGACAGCTTGCTTGATCTGATCAGCATGGCCAGCGATCAGTCAAACCTGACGCTGGACCCGGATATCGATACTTTCTATCTGATGGATGCCGTGACCGTACAGTGGCCCAACTGGCTGAACCGCAGCACCCAAGCCAATGCTTTGCTGCTGGTGGCCAGCGGGCAGCCACTGACCGCTACGGCGCGTGATCAGGCAGTCGGCCTGTCACCGCTGATCAGTGACAGCCTGCAAAACCTGCAACACGATCTATCCAAGGCCGTGGCTTATAACGCCACGCTCAAGGCCGGCTTTGCCGGTGCGGAAGAAAAGTTGGCGGCGCAGTCTGCTCTGAATGCCAGCGCTCTGGGCAAAGCCATCGCTGGTCAGGCCGTGGCAGGCAGTGGTTTGCCGGCGGCTACGCTGGATGTAGCCACCCACTTTCAGCAGGCTGCCTTACAGCAACTGGGCGACCTGCTGGATGCCCGTATCCACCGGATTCAGTGGCAGCGCAATGTTTATCTGGCTTGCGCCGCATTTGCTTTCTTGCTGTCTACGTATCTGTTTATTGCGCTGTATCTGTCGATTACCGCCCAACTGGGTGGAGAACCGTTCTATGTACAGGAAGTGGTGGCGCAGATTGCGGCCGGGCGGCTGGATACCCGTATTGCCCTGCAGGAGGAGGATGACTCCAGTCTGCTGGCCGCTATTCGCCAGATGCGCAATCAGCTGCGCGAGACGGTAAGCCAGTTGGTGCAGACTTCGCAGCAACTGGATGGCGCTGCGCATGATGTGGCGGAAGGGGCCAGCCAGGTGGCCCATAGCAGCGACCGCCAGTCCGAAGCGGCTTCCAGCATGGCCGCAGCCGTGGAGCAACTCAGCACCAGCCTGTCGGTGAGTGCCGAGCGCTCGGTAGAGGCGCATCAACTGTCATGTACCGCGGTGGATGAGTCCAGTACCGGTACGGTGGTGATACAAAGTGCCGGCAGCAGCATGCAAAGCATTGTGCGCGAGATTTCCACGGTGTCTGACACCATTCATGCCTTGAGCCGGCAGTCGGAGTCCATTGTCAGCATTGTGGATGTGATCCGTGATGTGGCCGACCAGACCAATCTGCTGGCGCTCAACGCGGCGATTGAGGCGGCCCGCGCCGGAGAGCAGGGACGCGGCTTTGCCGTGGTGGCCGATGAGGTGCGCAAGCTGGCGGAGCGCACCGCGCAGTCCACCACTGAAATCGGCGGCATCGTGCAGCAAATCCAGCACACCGCGCGGCAGGCTGTGGGCACCATGCACACCGGCATGCAAACCGTGGAGGCCGGACAGCAGCATGCCCAGCAGGCGGGGACTGCCATTTTGTCCATCCAGCAGCAGATTGATCAGGTGCAGCGGGCGGTGGCCGAAATTCAGTCGGCACTGACCGAGCAGAGCCATACCAGTTTGCAATTGGCGAAGAATGTGGAGCAGGTGGCGCAAATGTCGGAAGAAAACAGCAGGGCGATGAAGGGAACGGCAGAAACGGTGGGGCAGTTGAAGGGCTTGTCCGAGCAGCTTAGTGCGCTGGCGGCGCGCTTTACCGTGTAG
- the betB gene encoding betaine-aldehyde dehydrogenase: MPHPEYKEDNVQDGILKSYIGGRYIDNPALPLADNFNPANGELLCKVQQAGAAEAELAVKSAEAGFAVWSEMTGAERGRIMNKAVSILRARNRELAELEVRDNGKPIQEAEVVDVLSGADCIEYFAGMAAGIHGEHFPLKGAFAYTRREPLGVCLGIGAWNYPIQIACWKSAPALACGNAMIYKPSGMTPMSAALLAEIYSEAGVPDGVFNVIQGSSSVARQLIADERVAKVSITGSVDTGKAIMKDAAGTLKRVTMELGGKSPLIIFDDADIEQAVSAAMLANFYTQGEICTNGTRVFVARSIHAAFMQRLKERTTLLKIGDPMHPDTQVGAQVSPSHAQSVLKYIDIGQSEGAVLAAGGQRVIVPGCEAGWFIAPTIFDQCRDDMRIVSEEIFGPVMSVLVFDDEAEVIQRANATRLGLAAGVFTRDLARAHRVVAKLQAGVCWINNYNITPIEMPFGGYKESGLGYENSLSAIDCYTQRKSVYVELTGVASPYA, encoded by the coding sequence ATGCCCCACCCAGAATACAAGGAAGACAACGTGCAAGATGGCATCCTGAAAAGCTATATCGGCGGTCGTTATATCGATAATCCGGCCCTGCCGCTGGCCGACAACTTCAACCCGGCCAATGGCGAACTGCTGTGCAAGGTGCAGCAGGCTGGCGCGGCCGAGGCCGAACTGGCGGTCAAGAGCGCCGAGGCCGGTTTTGCGGTGTGGAGCGAGATGACCGGTGCCGAGCGCGGCCGCATCATGAACAAGGCGGTGAGCATTCTGCGTGCCCGCAACCGCGAACTGGCCGAACTGGAAGTGCGCGACAACGGCAAGCCGATTCAGGAAGCCGAGGTGGTGGATGTGCTGTCCGGCGCGGACTGCATCGAATACTTTGCCGGCATGGCCGCCGGGATTCACGGCGAACATTTCCCGCTGAAAGGGGCGTTTGCCTATACCCGGCGCGAGCCGCTGGGCGTGTGCCTGGGCATTGGCGCGTGGAACTACCCCATCCAGATTGCTTGCTGGAAATCCGCCCCGGCACTGGCCTGTGGCAATGCCATGATCTACAAACCCTCGGGCATGACGCCGATGAGCGCGGCGCTGCTGGCAGAAATCTACAGCGAAGCCGGGGTGCCGGACGGCGTGTTCAACGTGATTCAGGGCAGCTCGTCCGTGGCGCGCCAGCTGATTGCCGACGAACGCGTGGCCAAGGTGTCGATTACCGGCTCGGTGGATACCGGCAAGGCCATCATGAAAGACGCCGCTGGCACGCTCAAGCGCGTCACCATGGAGCTGGGCGGCAAGTCGCCGCTGATCATCTTTGACGATGCCGACATCGAACAGGCGGTGTCCGCCGCCATGCTGGCCAACTTCTACACCCAGGGTGAAATCTGCACCAACGGCACGCGCGTGTTCGTGGCGCGCAGCATTCACGCCGCCTTCATGCAGCGGCTGAAAGAACGCACCACGCTGTTGAAGATTGGCGACCCGATGCACCCGGACACCCAGGTGGGCGCACAGGTTTCGCCCAGCCATGCGCAAAGCGTGCTCAAGTACATCGATATCGGCCAGAGCGAAGGCGCGGTACTGGCCGCTGGTGGCCAGCGCGTGATCGTGCCTGGTTGCGAAGCAGGCTGGTTCATTGCCCCCACCATTTTCGACCAGTGCCGCGACGACATGCGCATTGTCAGCGAGGAAATCTTTGGCCCGGTGATGTCGGTACTGGTGTTCGACGACGAGGCGGAAGTGATTCAGCGGGCCAATGCCACCCGGCTGGGGCTGGCGGCGGGGGTGTTCACCCGCGACCTGGCGCGCGCCCACCGCGTGGTGGCCAAGCTGCAAGCCGGGGTGTGCTGGATCAACAACTACAACATCACGCCGATTGAAATGCCGTTTGGTGGCTACAAGGAATCCGGCCTGGGCTATGAAAACAGCCTTAGCGCCATCGACTGCTACACCCAGCGCAAGAGCGTGTATGTGGAGTTGACCGGGGTGGCCAGTCCTTACGCCTGA
- the betA gene encoding choline dehydrogenase — MSQQFDYIIVGAGSAGCVLAARLTEDADVSVLLLEAGGPDWRLDWRTQMPAALAYPLQGTTYNWAYTTLPEPHMGNRIMTQGRGMGLGGSSLINGMVYIRGNALDFDGWAENKGLENWSYLDCLPYFRKAESYDKGANDFHGATGPLHVTTPRPDNNPLYQAFIAAGEQAGYPRTDDLNGYRQEGFGPMDRTTTPSGRRCSTSLAYLDQARTRANLTVKTRALADQIRFAGNRAVGVSYLQGGSLHQAEARREVIVCNGAIASPQLLQRSGVGNADQLKQHGISSVVHLPGVGENLQDHLEMYLQYHCTKPVSIYPALQWWNKPPIGVEWYLNGTGLGATNHFEAGGFIRSSTDFAWPNLQYHFIPLAMNYDGSNPVKAHGFQCHVGSMRSPSTGFVRLASRDPRVKPLLQFNYMAHAVDWQEFRAGVRLTREIIAQQAFDEFRGEEIKPGMKIQSDAEIDAFVREHAETALHPSCTCKMGYDDMAVVDKDGLVHGVEGLRVVDASIMPRVTTGNLNAPVIMMAEKLADAIRGRKQLPRSQAAYFTAGKQPVRLMGTADFPWPTASVPAAH; from the coding sequence ATGTCGCAACAGTTCGATTACATCATCGTCGGGGCCGGTTCTGCCGGTTGTGTGCTGGCTGCCCGCCTCACCGAAGATGCCGATGTCAGCGTGCTGCTGCTGGAAGCCGGCGGGCCGGACTGGCGGCTGGACTGGCGCACCCAGATGCCGGCGGCGCTGGCCTACCCGCTGCAAGGCACCACCTATAACTGGGCCTACACCACGCTGCCGGAGCCGCACATGGGCAATCGCATCATGACCCAGGGCCGGGGCATGGGGCTGGGTGGCTCGTCGCTGATCAACGGCATGGTGTACATCCGTGGCAATGCGCTGGATTTTGACGGCTGGGCGGAAAACAAGGGGCTGGAAAACTGGAGCTATCTGGACTGTCTGCCCTATTTCCGCAAGGCGGAAAGCTACGACAAGGGTGCCAATGACTTCCACGGTGCAACTGGCCCGCTGCATGTCACCACGCCACGGCCAGACAACAACCCGCTGTATCAGGCCTTTATTGCAGCAGGCGAGCAGGCCGGTTACCCGCGCACCGACGACCTCAACGGCTACCGCCAGGAAGGCTTCGGGCCGATGGACCGCACCACCACGCCATCCGGCCGCCGCTGCAGTACCTCGCTGGCCTATCTGGACCAGGCCCGCACCCGCGCCAACCTGACGGTAAAAACCCGCGCACTGGCCGACCAGATCCGCTTTGCCGGCAACCGTGCGGTGGGCGTGAGCTATCTGCAAGGCGGCAGCCTGCATCAGGCCGAAGCGCGGCGCGAAGTCATTGTCTGCAACGGCGCGATTGCCAGCCCACAGCTATTGCAGCGCTCCGGCGTGGGCAATGCCGACCAGCTCAAGCAGCACGGCATCAGCAGCGTGGTACACCTGCCCGGTGTGGGCGAGAACCTGCAAGACCATCTGGAAATGTATCTGCAATACCACTGCACCAAGCCGGTTTCCATCTACCCGGCGCTGCAGTGGTGGAACAAGCCGCCCATCGGCGTGGAGTGGTATCTGAACGGCACCGGCCTGGGAGCCACCAATCATTTTGAAGCCGGTGGTTTCATCCGCAGCAGCACCGACTTTGCCTGGCCCAACCTGCAATACCACTTCATTCCGCTGGCAATGAATTACGACGGCAGCAATCCGGTAAAGGCGCACGGCTTCCAGTGCCATGTCGGCTCCATGCGCTCGCCCAGTACCGGCTTTGTGCGGCTGGCCAGCCGCGACCCGCGCGTCAAACCCTTGCTGCAGTTCAATTACATGGCACATGCAGTGGACTGGCAGGAGTTCCGCGCAGGGGTGCGGCTGACGCGGGAAATCATCGCCCAGCAGGCGTTTGATGAATTCCGGGGTGAGGAAATCAAGCCGGGCATGAAGATTCAGAGCGATGCCGAAATCGATGCCTTCGTGCGCGAACATGCCGAAACCGCGCTGCACCCCTCCTGTACCTGCAAGATGGGTTACGACGACATGGCGGTGGTGGACAAGGACGGCCTGGTACACGGCGTGGAGGGCTTGCGCGTGGTGGATGCCTCCATCATGCCGCGCGTCACCACCGGCAACCTCAATGCGCCGGTCATCATGATGGCGGAAAAGCTGGCCGATGCGATTCGCGGCCGCAAGCAACTGCCGCGCTCACAGGCTGCTTACTTTACCGCTGGCAAACAGCCGGTACGGCTGATGGGTACGGCAGACTTTCCCTGGCCGACGGCCAGCGTACCTGCCGCACACTGA